The Humulus lupulus chromosome 4, drHumLupu1.1, whole genome shotgun sequence genome has a window encoding:
- the LOC133829318 gene encoding NAC domain-containing protein 1-like, translating into MDNHDEKKNYNNIETQNAAFQLPPGFRFHPSDEELIVHYLQNKVNSRPLPALVMAELDLYKYNPWDLPTKAVFGDDGEWFFFTPRDRKYPNGNRPNRAAGSGYWKATGTDKHILTCCGTKSIGVKKALVFYQGRPPKGLKTEWIMNEYRLLDSMVWSASTTFKRKSSMRLDDWVLCRVRQKNSMNNSRFNYTWENSRIGNNNEHDLAAGYFDHRQRKTCSVKPSSNNSTSSTTTSTTGGQNQKLDMMIIDYLYKDFPMLPYILSTPQLLLPNYSTPSTSSTNITFQTNINNNSISGHDHDQFSSPYSDHDHDNYSFFNSMKSKHGAPENDIS; encoded by the exons ATGGATAATCATGATGAGAAGAAGAACTACAACAATATTGAAACACAAAACGCAGCGTTTCAGCTACCTCCTGGATTCAGATTCCACCCTTCGGACGAGGAACTCATCGTCCATTACTTGCAAAACAAGGTGAACTCAAGGCCACTACCGGCGTTAGTGATGGCGGAACTCGACCTCTACAAGTACAACCCTTGGGACCTTCCAACTAAGGCTGTGTTTGGGGATGATGGAGAGTGGTTCTTCTTCACTCCAAGGGATAGAAAATACCCTAATGGAAATAGGCCTAATAGGGCTGCTGGGTCTGGTTATTGGAAGGCCACGGGGACTGATAAGCACATTCTTACTTGTTGTGGAACCAAAAGTATTGGTGTCAAAAAGGCACTTGTTTTCTACCAAGGGAGGCCTCCCAAAGGTCTCAAGACTGAGTGGATTATGAATGAATATAGGTTGCTTGATTCCATGGTTTGGAGTGCTAGTACTACTTTCAAGAGAAAAAGCTCTATGAGA TTGGATGATTGGGTGTTATGTCGAGTAAGACAAAAGAACAGTATGAACAACTCGAGGTTTAACTACACTTGGGAAAATAGCAGGATCGGCAACAATAATGAACATGATCTAGCTGCTGGCTACTTTGATCATCGACAAAGAAAGACATGTTCTGTTAAAcctagtagtaataatagtactAGTTCTACTACTACTTCAACTACTGGTGGCCAAAACCAAAAGCTAGACATGATGATCATAGACTACTTGTACAAGGATTTTCCCATGTTGCCCTACATCTTATCCACTCCACAACTACTACTTCCCAATTATTCTACACCTTCAACTTCAAGTACCAATATTACCTTTCAaaccaatattaataataatagtatTAGTGGTCATGATCACGATCAGTTTTCATCACCTTATTCTGATCATGATCATGATAATTACAGCTTTTTTAACTCGATGAAGAGCAAGCATGGTGCCCCAGAAAATGACATATCTTAA